In one Bombyx mori chromosome 22, ASM3026992v2 genomic region, the following are encoded:
- the LOC101737133 gene encoding putative gustatory receptor 28a: MVTSIDVPYLLSTRNYNNIVEALLPSDRIRKISGVSVVYLAVNSENRIVTKFSFIGTIFFLFWYILYFYCTYKAHSEDQTILRTIYNTKLKRYGDDFERIASIIYVTYSMWKVPFRMSGNQVFIQRIVDIDSAIENMGEAVDYNKNAKTALVISIAQLGDFLVRMFCIWLSLENLSVIVPTEKLYQVVYTDALSFVITSHYCFSLIVLRGRYKYINKVLSEIKTRSAWEYKVFVRNKVAPDLEKVQRLQDRIVCEKIKACARIYSMLYKATEAINRMYGTALVLTMLLYLVFIILYMFYFMEATASGLLYDIKKYVDFLICVFWQMSHALSIICANVYFSESITRETKNTSFVIHEIINSDFDSEVNTEAMRLSMQLLHEVPKFTANGLFELNNALLYETRGTTPGTPDRRVIEAIVNDSTSAVSGARSVFTYLVIVLQFVTDRA; this comes from the exons atggtaacttcgatagatgTGCCCTAT cTGCTAAGCACCcgaaactataataatatcgtCGAAGCGTTGCTACCTTCTGATCGTATAAGGAAAATATCTGGAGTTTCCGTGGTATATCTCGCTGTCAACTCTGAAAATCGTATCGTTACTAAATTTAGTTTCATCGGTACAATATTCTTTTTATTCtggtatattttatatttttattgcacgtaCAAAGCCCATAGTGAAGACCAAACGATTTTGCGAACGATATACAATACGAAATTGAAGCGTTATGGCGATGACTTCGAGAGAATAGCTTCAATAATCTACGTCACTTATTCGATGTGGAAGGTCCCGTTCCGTATGAGTGGAAACCAAGTTTTTATACAAAGGATTGTAGATATCGATAGCGCAATAGAAAATATGGGCGAGGCTGTGGACTACAATAAAAACGCTAAAACAGCTCTCGTCATTTCGATCGCTCAACTCGGTGACTTTCTTGTTCGCATGTTTTGTATATGGCTATCATTGGAAAATCTAAGCGTCATTGTTCCAACTGAGAAACTATACCAAGTCGTCTACACTGATGCACTTTCTTTTGTTATAACTTCACATTATTGCTTCTCTTtaatagtcttgagaggccGATACAAATATATCAATAAAGTTCTTAGTGAAATAAAGACTCGTAGTGCTtgggagtacaaagtttttgtccGTAACAAAGTGGCCCCTGACTTGGAGAAAGTGCAGAGGCTTCAAGATAGAATTGTTTGCGAGAAGATCAAGGCTTGTGCGAGAATCTATAGCATGTTATACAAGGCAACGGAAGCCATAAATCGAATGTACGGTACAGCTTTGGTTTTGACCATGCTGTTGTATTtggtatttataatattgtacaTGTTTTATTTCATGGAGGCTACCGCTTCAGGGTTGCTGTATGATATAAAGAAGTATGTGGATTTCTTGATTTGTGTCTTTTGGCAGATGTCGCATGCTCTCAGCATTATTTGCGCAAATGTTTATTTCAGTGAATCCATTACGCGAGAG acgAAGAATACTTCTTTCGTGATTCacgaaataataaatagtgaTTTTGACTCAGAAGTTAACACAGAA GCGATGCGTTTGTCGATGCAACTTCTACACGAGGTTCCTAAGTTTACCGCCAATGGCCTTTTCGAATTAAACAATGCTCTATTGTATGAG actcgcggcacAACCCCTGGGACGCCTGACCGACGGGTCATCGAGGCGATAGTCAACGACTCtacgtcagccgtctcg
- the LOC100862779 gene encoding putative gustatory receptor 28a, with protein sequence MKRKLKKFFPNKEYNNIVEATHLWKLIRKLTGLSVLTLESKEGNRIETRFSSLGFVFFLLWFTIYFYCTYKAHNEDQTILRNIYSTKLQRYGDDFERITSIIYVLYSMWKLPFQISGNRLLLQEIVDIDKAIESVGVTIDYKKNATFALFIYIGQIATYLFRLFCVWGCLGNLNSPVPVEKLYQDIFTDALSLLLTSQYCFSLVILRDRCRYINKILCGIENRESSRLRLFVYSSMPGAEKDITCRKIKDCSKIYGMIYKAVESTNITYGFALVLTMLLYLIFIILYMFYFMEATAAGLFLDTKKYIDFLICVLSELLHAMLIIFLNIYFSEETVKETRTTSFVIHGIINSDFNTQAKTEAIHFSTQLLHQIPKFTASGLVELNYSLLYEGGRMVFTYLIIMLQFVTERN encoded by the exons atgaaacgtAAATTAAAGAAGTTTTTTCCGAACAAAGAATACAATAATATAGTTGAAGCAACTCATTTGTGGAAGTTAATTAGGAAACTGACGGGTTTGTCCGTTTTGACTCTGGAGAGTAAAGAGGGGAATCGCATTGAAACACGATTCAGTTCACTCGGTTTTGTGTTCTTCTTGCTGTGGttcacaatatatttttattgcacctATAAAGCGCACAATGAAGATCAAACGATATTGAGAAATATATACAGCACGAAGCTCCAACGTTACGGAGATGATTTCGAAAGGATCACCTCTATCATATATGTTCTTTACTCAATGTGGAAACTCCCGTTTCAAATTAGCGGCAACCGTCTATTACTACAAGAAATTGTAGATATCGATAAAGCTATTGAAAGCGTGGGCGTAACGATTGATTACAAGAAAAATGCAACTTTTGCGCTATTTATCTATATCGGTCAAATTGCCACGTACCTCTTTCGTTTATTCTGTGTGTGGGGATGTCTTGGAAATTTGAATTCACCGGTTCCCGTAGAAAAATTGTACCAAGACATATTCACTGATGCCTTGTCCCTTCTCCTCACCTCACAGTACTGTTTCTCTTTAGTTATATTACGTGATAGATgcagatatataaataaaattttatgtgggATTGAAAATCGTGAGTCGTCGAGATTGAGGCTGTTCGTTTATAGTTCTATGCCTGGTGCAGAAAAAGATATAACCTGTCGGAAGATTAAGGATTGCTCTAAGATCTATGGAATGATTTATAAGGCGGTAGAGTCGACTAATATAACGTACGGTTTTGCCTTAGTGCTGACCATGCTGTTATATCTGatcttcataattttatatatgttttacTTTATGGAGGCAACCGCAGCCGGCCTGTTTCTAGACACAAAGAAGTACATTGACTTTTTGATATGCGTTTTATCAGAATTATTGCATGCGATgttgattatatttttaaatatttattttagcgAAGAGACAGTAAAAGAG acaaGAACAACGTCGTTCGTAATTCATGGTATAATTAACAGTGATTTTAACACTCAAGCAAAAACTGAG GCTATCCACTTTTCAACTCAACTTTTGCATCAGATACCGAAATTCACCGCAAGCGGTCTAGTTGAACTTAATTATTCATTGTTATAcgag ggAGGCAGAATGGTGTTCACCTATCTAATAATAATGCTGCAGTTCGTGACCGAAAGAAACTAA